The Chitinivibrionales bacterium genome includes a window with the following:
- a CDS encoding GNAT family N-acetyltransferase, translating to MIIPCTPADFDAMFRIINDAAWAYKGAIPEDCWHDPYMSREHLKLEIGRGVEFYGCSENGTLAGVMGIQDVKDVTLIRHAYVLTRFQRKGIGGKLLAFLVKKTGRPVLMGTWKAATWAISFYQKHGFTPVDEETKNRLLRKYWTIPDRQIETSVVLADKQWIETGRA from the coding sequence ATGATCATCCCGTGCACCCCCGCTGATTTCGACGCAATGTTCCGCATTATCAACGACGCGGCCTGGGCGTACAAAGGCGCCATTCCCGAAGACTGCTGGCATGATCCGTACATGTCCCGCGAACACCTGAAATTGGAAATCGGCAGGGGCGTGGAGTTTTACGGCTGTTCTGAAAACGGAACGCTCGCCGGCGTGATGGGAATCCAGGACGTGAAGGACGTCACGCTCATCCGGCACGCGTACGTGCTCACGCGGTTCCAGAGGAAGGGGATCGGCGGAAAATTACTGGCGTTTCTCGTAAAAAAGACCGGCAGGCCCGTGCTCATGGGAACATGGAAGGCCGCGACATGGGCTATCTCATTTTACCAAAAACACGGGTTCACGCCCGTTGATGAGGAAACGAAAAACAGACTGTTGAGAAAATACTGGACGATTCCGGACCGTCAAATAGAGACATCGGTGGTATTGGCTGACAAACAATGGATCGAAACCGGGCGAGCGTAG
- a CDS encoding DUF3592 domain-containing protein translates to MKQPEQPVKKSSVALWLLIISLVVMLAGGAGIVAFANLNKTVKMTSGKIVDTFTKKEFASRKQTIDREYDVVRYTVDGKEYTKRVAMPGAGYSSQYVTVYYYEKHPGHAWFFKKSNSSIFFSSLIAALGAVGAILAALRMAKGGPAPVPSQKQPAGKKGASK, encoded by the coding sequence ATGAAACAGCCGGAACAGCCGGTAAAAAAGTCATCCGTTGCCTTATGGCTCCTGATCATTTCCCTCGTTGTCATGCTTGCGGGCGGCGCGGGTATCGTGGCGTTTGCGAACCTGAACAAGACCGTCAAAATGACATCAGGGAAAATTGTCGATACCTTTACGAAAAAAGAGTTCGCGTCGCGGAAGCAGACCATAGACCGGGAATACGACGTAGTACGTTACACGGTGGACGGCAAAGAGTATACGAAAAGAGTCGCTATGCCGGGCGCCGGGTACAGCTCCCAGTACGTCACCGTGTATTATTATGAAAAGCATCCGGGGCACGCCTGGTTTTTCAAAAAATCAAACTCAAGCATCTTCTTCAGTTCGCTCATCGCCGCGCTCGGCGCCGTCGGGGCGATCCTTGCCGCGCTCCGGATGGCCAAGGGTGGCCCGGCGCCGGTGCCGTCCCAGAAACAGCCGGCGGGCAAAAAGGGCGCATCAAAGTAG
- a CDS encoding nitrous oxide-stimulated promoter family protein, giving the protein MEKRKSKIIRETKTIKVMIRMFCRGHHHVSTSNLCNQCNALAAYALERLDRCKYGEKKTACRKCPAHCYKPEYRDLIRRVMQYSGPRMLLRHPVLAIRHLMF; this is encoded by the coding sequence ATGGAAAAAAGGAAATCAAAGATCATTCGGGAAACCAAAACCATCAAGGTCATGATACGCATGTTCTGTAGAGGTCATCATCATGTGTCAACATCGAACCTTTGCAATCAATGCAATGCTCTTGCGGCATACGCCCTTGAACGCCTCGACCGGTGCAAGTACGGCGAGAAAAAAACCGCCTGCAGAAAATGCCCTGCGCATTGCTACAAACCGGAATACCGCGACCTGATCCGCAGGGTGATGCAGTACAGCGGGCCGCGCATGTTGCTGCGTCATCCGGTGCTCGCCATCCGCCATCTCATGTTTTAA
- a CDS encoding GlpM family protein, protein MKFSELAVRFIAGGSLVVAVSLFAKAKNPVLAGLFMLFPVITLVGFYFIGSAADSAGLRKIALFSMAALPATLVFLASFYVLIGSMALRPCLLLSTLAWCAAAAVVLLINHFILRIGF, encoded by the coding sequence ATGAAATTTTCAGAACTCGCGGTCCGTTTTATCGCGGGCGGATCGCTCGTGGTCGCCGTCTCTCTGTTTGCAAAAGCGAAAAATCCCGTGCTCGCCGGCCTTTTCATGCTCTTCCCGGTTATCACCCTGGTAGGATTTTATTTCATCGGCTCGGCCGCCGATAGCGCCGGCCTCAGGAAAATCGCCCTGTTTTCCATGGCCGCGCTGCCCGCGACGCTTGTTTTTCTGGCGTCTTTCTATGTGCTGATCGGTTCGATGGCGCTGAGGCCGTGTTTGCTCTTGTCAACACTCGCCTGGTGTGCGGCGGCGGCGGTGGTGCTGCTCATCAACCATTTCATTCTCCGGATCGGATTTTAA
- a CDS encoding glycoside hydrolase family 3 N-terminal domain-containing protein — protein sequence MKHLSFFSLALVLTFFLTAQADVPRGYVTNTGIVVDSSGKPVRNAYISYVTLDKRFTWSYSLNDGSFGGPVGVRNPALSSNAASGLQLMVRGKELLFHVSRGDGATVELFDMQGRSLGIVLNKIMDNTGFFAFSPFASSTKNWAYAMYLAKVTVNGKSECVKIMNQFRAGSVRAGFSSGPAMANRLGKIAAFIDTLRVGKTGYYSAIVPIASYTDPVGTVKIVKMDVAKKVDSVFALMTPAEKAGAINEPNFDNANAAYYAQNLCGFAFAGGDDGPGGHSISNWTTFTKALNAGIRATRLHIPILCGVDNVHGASAVETAVILPHNCAMGCTWDPQFVEKAYRMVGCEIRGTGEDWMLAPCVAVCRDDRYGRLYEGYSENPDLAAAIAKSAVLGLSTGDLGHPNAVGVCCKHFCGDGGSTNGTMAGPCDTSYEHVTYEQLKYIHLLTYEECFKVCAISIMDQFGSWMGTTCSQNSAMNIDWLRGEQHFQGFVNGDWGTQFSNFQYGLDVAMPSDNAAGCLGNAKTFFTSTPTSVRGDQGIKGVLTPKMWMFGDWGFYNKPIDDRMATLIGCADHRDIGREAVRKSCVLVKNNGALPATVSSKIACVGAFMNDVGLQCGGWTLSWQSHVSVPGGTSFYQGLQQVGGNNVTLSGNGSGADIAIVAIGENPYAETAFPDINIDVSPVNAVTGAKKVVLVVVSGRPVDFSSVISKCDAIIIAMWPGSEGEGLADLIYGKNDFTGKLSYTWPANLSQEPINWGYPYNGKAAYGTKVPQWPFGFGLNYEGDTLHAEDGLYTQVSVDSLRE from the coding sequence ATGAAGCATCTGTCGTTTTTCAGTCTTGCATTGGTGTTAACGTTTTTCTTAACCGCTCAAGCCGATGTCCCGCGCGGCTATGTCACCAACACGGGTATTGTTGTTGACTCAAGCGGCAAGCCCGTGCGGAACGCCTACATCTCATACGTTACTCTTGACAAGCGCTTTACTTGGTCCTACAGCCTAAACGACGGATCGTTTGGCGGGCCCGTCGGGGTGAGGAATCCGGCCTTGTCTTCGAACGCCGCGAGCGGGCTCCAGTTGATGGTGCGGGGAAAAGAGCTTTTATTCCATGTTTCACGGGGAGACGGTGCGACGGTCGAACTGTTCGACATGCAAGGCCGCAGCCTTGGCATTGTCCTTAACAAGATCATGGATAATACCGGCTTTTTTGCCTTTTCGCCTTTCGCAAGCTCAACGAAAAACTGGGCCTATGCCATGTATCTGGCAAAAGTTACGGTTAACGGAAAATCCGAATGCGTGAAAATCATGAACCAATTCCGCGCCGGTTCCGTGCGAGCCGGTTTCTCTTCAGGACCTGCCATGGCAAACCGGCTCGGCAAAATCGCCGCGTTCATCGACACGCTCAGGGTGGGTAAGACCGGGTATTATTCTGCAATTGTCCCCATCGCGAGCTACACCGACCCCGTCGGCACGGTCAAGATCGTGAAAATGGACGTTGCCAAAAAGGTCGACTCAGTTTTCGCCCTGATGACCCCCGCCGAAAAAGCCGGTGCCATTAACGAGCCTAATTTTGATAACGCAAACGCGGCCTATTACGCACAGAATCTCTGCGGATTCGCTTTTGCCGGCGGGGATGACGGCCCGGGCGGTCACAGCATCAGCAATTGGACGACATTTACAAAGGCCCTTAATGCCGGGATAAGGGCGACCAGGCTGCACATTCCTATTCTCTGCGGGGTCGACAACGTTCATGGAGCAAGCGCGGTCGAAACCGCGGTCATTCTCCCGCACAACTGCGCCATGGGCTGCACGTGGGACCCGCAATTCGTTGAAAAGGCATATAGAATGGTCGGCTGCGAAATACGGGGCACCGGCGAGGACTGGATGCTCGCTCCCTGCGTGGCCGTGTGCCGCGACGACCGCTACGGCAGGTTGTACGAAGGCTACAGCGAAAATCCGGATCTGGCGGCGGCAATCGCAAAGTCGGCGGTGCTCGGTCTGTCAACGGGCGACCTGGGACATCCGAACGCGGTCGGCGTATGCTGCAAGCATTTTTGCGGAGACGGCGGAAGCACCAACGGAACCATGGCCGGTCCCTGCGACACGTCGTACGAACATGTTACCTATGAACAGCTCAAATACATCCATCTGCTTACCTATGAGGAATGCTTCAAGGTGTGTGCCATTTCGATCATGGATCAGTTCGGATCGTGGATGGGCACGACCTGCTCCCAGAATTCGGCAATGAACATCGACTGGCTCAGGGGGGAGCAGCATTTCCAGGGGTTTGTCAACGGCGACTGGGGAACTCAATTCAGCAACTTCCAATACGGGCTTGACGTCGCCATGCCGAGCGACAACGCCGCTGGATGTCTAGGTAACGCCAAGACCTTTTTCACAAGCACTCCCACCTCGGTGCGGGGAGACCAGGGCATCAAGGGCGTGCTCACGCCCAAGATGTGGATGTTCGGCGATTGGGGATTCTACAACAAACCGATTGACGACCGGATGGCCACCCTCATCGGCTGCGCCGATCACCGGGACATCGGCCGCGAGGCGGTGCGGAAATCCTGCGTCCTTGTCAAGAACAACGGCGCCCTCCCGGCCACAGTTTCTTCGAAAATCGCGTGCGTCGGGGCGTTCATGAACGACGTCGGTCTGCAATGCGGCGGATGGACGCTCTCCTGGCAGAGCCATGTGAGCGTGCCGGGCGGCACCTCATTTTATCAGGGATTGCAGCAGGTCGGCGGCAACAACGTGACGCTTTCCGGCAACGGAAGCGGCGCGGATATTGCCATCGTCGCCATCGGAGAAAACCCCTACGCCGAAACCGCTTTCCCGGATATCAATATTGATGTCTCGCCTGTCAATGCCGTTACCGGGGCGAAGAAGGTCGTGCTGGTGGTCGTGAGCGGACGGCCCGTCGATTTTTCGAGCGTGATCAGCAAGTGTGACGCGATCATCATCGCGATGTGGCCGGGATCGGAGGGCGAGGGCCTTGCCGACCTCATCTACGGCAAGAATGATTTCACCGGCAAGCTTTCCTACACCTGGCCCGCCAACCTAAGCCAGGAGCCGATCAACTGGGGATATCCCTACAATGGAAAGGCGGCGTACGGCACCAAAGTGCCGCAATGGCCGTTCGGCTTCGGGTTGAATTACGAAGGAGACACGCTGCACGCGGAAGACGGGCTGTACACCCAGGTGAGCGTGGATTCGCTGCGGGAGTGA
- a CDS encoding polysaccharide deacetylase family protein has protein sequence MKPYFFVILSSFLAAWDGANPSGDTLDAPKNVVALTFDDGPSALYTPQILDILKKNGVRATFFVIGENVEKYPFLVKREVDEGHCVGNHTWSHPLNAPLESRKTLDGQILRTDSAVFKAAGVHTRLLRPPHGWESPWMVRNAESLGYDVVTWTVNPGDWKHPAANVIIKRVERANGKSAIVLLHDGLELKPDPHQENTLKALQEIIDDFRSTGYAFVTIEQMIDNEDFLKAHRDLLTAIKRPRAGYR, from the coding sequence ATGAAACCATATTTTTTTGTCATTTTATCCAGTTTCCTGGCGGCGTGGGACGGAGCAAATCCGTCGGGGGATACCCTGGATGCACCAAAAAACGTGGTTGCCCTGACTTTCGACGACGGCCCCTCCGCCCTTTACACGCCGCAGATCCTCGACATCCTCAAAAAAAACGGCGTGCGCGCCACGTTCTTTGTCATAGGAGAAAACGTGGAAAAATATCCGTTCCTTGTAAAAAGGGAAGTTGACGAAGGACATTGCGTGGGCAACCACACCTGGTCGCATCCGTTAAACGCGCCGCTTGAATCGCGGAAAACCCTGGATGGGCAGATCCTCCGCACCGATTCCGCGGTCTTCAAAGCCGCGGGGGTGCACACGCGTCTGCTGCGGCCGCCGCACGGATGGGAGTCGCCGTGGATGGTCAGAAACGCCGAGTCATTGGGGTATGACGTGGTCACCTGGACCGTCAATCCCGGCGATTGGAAGCATCCCGCAGCGAACGTGATCATAAAACGGGTCGAGCGGGCGAACGGAAAAAGCGCCATCGTATTGCTCCACGACGGATTGGAATTGAAACCCGACCCCCACCAGGAAAACACCCTCAAGGCGCTTCAGGAAATCATCGATGATTTCAGGTCCACCGGCTACGCCTTCGTAACCATAGAGCAAATGATTGACAATGAGGATTTTTTAAAAGCGCATCGCGATCTGCTTACGGCCATCAAAAGGCCGCGGGCGGGGTACCGATAA
- a CDS encoding class I SAM-dependent methyltransferase: MASYAPAWMRQWRAKRALARLINTRRKENTSLSAKQVFARIYDNREWGGGPDPYSGTGSDDAVTGPYCVFVGSFIAKNRIAGIVDLGCGDFRVGARIARAGGSWIAVDIVEKVIEANRKKYAYLRNVSFECRNIIDDDLPPGQLCLVRQVLQHLSNAEIASIVQRLRVYEYTLVTEHFPADTVRLRPNRDKPHGFDTRVHERSAVVLDKPPFCVPGVEEVLSVRAAAVISGEGETIRTFLVRKW; encoded by the coding sequence GTGGCCTCATACGCCCCGGCGTGGATGAGACAGTGGCGCGCAAAGCGGGCGCTCGCACGGCTCATCAACACAAGAAGAAAGGAAAACACCTCGCTGTCCGCGAAGCAGGTTTTTGCCAGGATCTATGATAACCGCGAATGGGGGGGAGGGCCGGACCCTTATTCAGGCACCGGTTCAGACGACGCGGTCACCGGGCCGTACTGCGTGTTCGTGGGGTCGTTTATCGCGAAGAACCGCATTGCCGGCATTGTCGACCTCGGCTGCGGCGATTTCAGGGTTGGCGCCCGGATCGCTCGGGCCGGCGGCTCGTGGATTGCCGTTGATATTGTGGAAAAAGTAATCGAGGCGAACCGGAAAAAATACGCGTATTTGCGCAACGTTTCGTTTGAATGCCGCAACATCATCGATGACGATCTGCCGCCGGGCCAGCTCTGTCTCGTGAGGCAGGTGCTGCAGCATCTTTCCAACGCGGAGATCGCCTCCATCGTCCAAAGACTGCGGGTATACGAGTACACCTTGGTGACCGAGCATTTTCCCGCCGATACCGTGCGCCTGCGGCCGAACCGGGACAAACCGCACGGGTTCGACACGAGGGTGCACGAGCGGTCGGCGGTTGTGCTTGACAAACCGCCATTCTGCGTCCCCGGTGTCGAGGAGGTGCTTTCGGTGCGCGCGGCAGCGGTGATCAGCGGCGAAGGGGAGACGATCCGGACGTTTCTTGTCCGTAAATGGTAA
- a CDS encoding exodeoxyribonuclease III, whose amino-acid sequence MRILSWNVNGIRAVAKKGMLDRLVKDGADIICLQETKVFDPQELDESILSPQGYSSHWNSAQDKKGYSGVAVYTKRQPKKIEKGFGVKKFDTEGRTLVAHYDGFTLLNIYFPNGKQNEERLKYKMDFYDAFLAFCDGLRKKKIPLIMCGDYNTAHKEIDLARPKENAGVSGFLPEERAWIDKYLTHGYIDTLRMFHQEPGLYTWWDLKSGARARNVGWRIDYFFVSDDIKGRVKDGFILKDVMGSDHCPIGIDISR is encoded by the coding sequence ATGAGAATACTCAGCTGGAACGTCAACGGAATCCGGGCGGTCGCGAAAAAAGGCATGCTCGACCGGCTCGTGAAGGACGGGGCGGACATCATTTGCCTGCAGGAAACAAAGGTGTTCGACCCGCAGGAACTCGACGAGTCCATCCTGTCGCCGCAAGGATATTCTTCGCATTGGAACTCGGCGCAGGACAAAAAAGGATACAGCGGGGTCGCCGTCTATACCAAGCGGCAGCCCAAGAAGATTGAAAAGGGCTTCGGCGTCAAGAAGTTCGACACCGAAGGCCGCACGCTCGTGGCGCATTACGACGGCTTCACGCTCCTCAATATCTACTTTCCCAACGGCAAGCAGAATGAAGAGCGCCTGAAATATAAAATGGACTTTTACGACGCGTTCCTTGCCTTCTGCGACGGCCTGAGGAAAAAGAAAATCCCGCTTATCATGTGCGGGGACTACAATACCGCGCACAAGGAGATCGACCTGGCGCGGCCCAAGGAGAACGCGGGGGTCTCGGGCTTTCTCCCCGAAGAACGCGCGTGGATCGACAAGTATTTAACACACGGATACATCGACACGCTCAGGATGTTCCACCAAGAGCCCGGACTGTACACGTGGTGGGACCTCAAAAGCGGCGCCCGCGCGAGGAACGTGGGCTGGCGCATCGATTATTTCTTCGTGAGCGACGATATCAAGGGCAGGGTGAAGGACGGATTCATCCTAAAGGACGTGATGGGATCCGACCATTGTCCGATAGGAATTGACATCTCGCGATAA